The proteins below are encoded in one region of Deinococcus fonticola:
- a CDS encoding PIG-L deacetylase family protein translates to MNSTPTLLAVYAHPDDEAFSVGGTLTHYARRGVKVVLACATRGEAGKITVPGMTVDDLGQQREQELRAACQALEIPEPVFLDYHDSGRYERTRLDDPKAMMNVNVFDVETKLRALITEVKPQVMVTFDPHGGYGHIDHLQIHRATLAAFFSTGHLPDGGPQRLYYNALTIQAAEGIARMGQNLSPEIYGVSDSTIAVRMNVSAYAANKKAALAAHGTQMGETSLMGRMTPEEREQMETRLLGVESFSIGGTRTPLTRYPLRGLFDGLPEFEHLDA, encoded by the coding sequence ATGAACTCCACTCCCACGCTGCTGGCCGTTTACGCTCACCCCGACGATGAAGCCTTCAGCGTGGGCGGCACCCTGACGCACTACGCCCGCAGAGGCGTGAAAGTCGTGCTGGCCTGCGCCACACGTGGCGAAGCCGGGAAAATTACCGTGCCAGGCATGACCGTGGACGACCTGGGCCAGCAGCGCGAGCAGGAGTTGCGCGCCGCGTGCCAGGCGCTGGAAATCCCGGAACCCGTGTTCCTGGATTACCACGATTCCGGGCGCTATGAACGCACACGTCTTGATGACCCGAAAGCCATGATGAACGTGAACGTGTTCGACGTGGAAACAAAACTCCGCGCCCTGATCACCGAGGTGAAGCCACAGGTCATGGTCACCTTCGACCCGCACGGCGGGTACGGTCACATCGACCACCTGCAGATTCACCGGGCGACCCTGGCCGCGTTTTTCAGCACGGGCCACCTTCCCGACGGCGGGCCGCAGCGCCTGTACTACAACGCCCTGACTATCCAGGCCGCCGAGGGCATTGCCCGTATGGGCCAGAACCTTTCGCCCGAAATCTATGGCGTGTCCGACTCCACCATCGCCGTGCGAATGAATGTCAGCGCTTACGCCGCGAACAAGAAGGCCGCGCTTGCTGCCCACGGCACCCAGATGGGCGAAACCAGCCTGATGGGCCGCATGACCCCCGAGGAGCGGGAGCAGATGGAAACACGCCTGCTCGGCGTGGAGTCCTTCAGCATTGGCGGAACGCGCACGCCCCTTACCCGCTACCCCCTGCGCGGCCTGTTCGATGGCCTGCCCGAATTCGAGCACCTGGACGCCTGA
- a CDS encoding glycine--tRNA ligase, translated as MPAGSMEELVSLCKRRGFIFQGSEIYGGLQGFYDYGPLGVELKNNIKAAWWRSNVYERDDMEGLDASIIMHRMVLRHSGHEATFSDPMVDNKKNNKRYRLDHLLKDQKADVQARVAESMGESVENFAALVAALNANPAQASQALRDAGVRDSFSGEVGEWTEPKPFNMMFKTTIGPVADDESYGYLRPETAQGIFTNFKNVVDSTSRRLPFGIAQIGKAFRNEITPRNFIFRVRELEQMEIEFFVVPGTDEEWHEHWLEKRLKWWEDQGVPRSKIEILDVPKEDLAHYSKRTYDLMYDYPTLGHEEIEGIANRSDYDLGSHTKAQGELGLVAKVEENADSIAKLTIPHPETNKPVVPFVIEPSAGVDRAMLAVLSEAFTKETLENGNERIVLKLKPHLAPIKVAVIPLARNKEEITSVAKAIKAELQSLGLGRVLYEDSGNIGKAYRRHDEVGTPFCVTVDFDTVGKGEDASLVDTVTVRDRDTLSQERVKISELAGWIQAKLR; from the coding sequence ATGCCCGCAGGATCGATGGAAGAACTGGTCAGTTTGTGTAAGCGCCGTGGATTTATTTTTCAGGGCAGCGAAATTTACGGTGGGTTGCAGGGGTTCTACGATTACGGCCCGCTGGGCGTGGAGCTGAAGAACAACATCAAGGCGGCGTGGTGGCGCAGCAACGTGTACGAGCGCGACGACATGGAGGGGCTGGATGCCAGCATCATCATGCACCGCATGGTCTTGCGCCACAGCGGTCACGAGGCGACCTTCAGCGACCCGATGGTGGACAACAAGAAGAACAACAAGCGGTATCGCCTGGATCATTTGTTGAAGGATCAGAAGGCCGACGTGCAGGCGCGGGTGGCCGAGTCGATGGGCGAGAGCGTGGAGAATTTCGCCGCGCTGGTCGCCGCGCTGAACGCGAACCCGGCGCAGGCTTCGCAGGCGCTGCGTGACGCGGGCGTGCGCGACTCCTTCTCCGGCGAGGTCGGCGAGTGGACGGAACCCAAGCCGTTCAACATGATGTTCAAGACCACCATCGGCCCCGTCGCGGACGACGAGTCTTACGGTTACCTGCGCCCAGAAACCGCGCAGGGCATCTTCACCAACTTCAAGAACGTGGTGGACAGCACCAGCCGCCGCCTGCCGTTCGGGATCGCGCAGATCGGGAAGGCGTTTCGCAACGAGATCACGCCCCGCAACTTCATTTTCCGGGTGCGTGAACTGGAGCAGATGGAAATCGAGTTCTTCGTGGTGCCCGGCACCGACGAGGAGTGGCACGAGCACTGGCTGGAAAAGCGCCTGAAATGGTGGGAAGACCAGGGCGTCCCCAGAAGCAAGATCGAGATTCTGGACGTACCCAAGGAAGACCTGGCGCACTACTCCAAGCGGACGTATGACCTGATGTACGACTACCCCACCCTGGGCCACGAGGAGATCGAGGGCATCGCCAACCGCAGCGATTACGACCTCGGCTCGCACACCAAGGCGCAGGGCGAACTGGGCCTGGTGGCGAAGGTGGAAGAAAACGCCGACTCCATCGCCAAGCTGACCATTCCGCACCCGGAGACGAACAAGCCCGTGGTGCCGTTCGTGATCGAGCCTTCGGCGGGGGTCGACCGGGCCATGCTGGCGGTGCTGTCCGAGGCGTTCACGAAGGAGACACTGGAAAACGGCAACGAGCGCATTGTGCTGAAGCTGAAGCCGCACCTCGCCCCCATTAAAGTTGCGGTGATTCCGCTGGCCCGCAACAAGGAGGAAATCACCAGCGTGGCGAAAGCTATCAAGGCCGAGCTGCAAAGCCTGGGCCTGGGCCGCGTGCTGTACGAGGACAGCGGCAACATCGGCAAGGCGTACCGCCGCCACGATGAGGTGGGCACGCCGTTTTGCGTCACCGTGGATTTCGATACCGTGGGCAAAGGTGAGGACGCCAGCCTGGTGGACACCGTGACCGTCCGTGACCGCGACACGCTGAGTCAGGAGCGCGTGAAGATCAGCGAACTGGCCGGGTGGATTCAGGCCAAACTGCGCTGA
- a CDS encoding ParA family protein yields the protein MPKVIAITSEKGGVGKSTLAVHLAGAFHERGLNVMLVDEDGRVGSSLRWAQKAGEHGGLGYSVIQPDDVKPRKLVDLDVLVIDTEGRPKRKELRQLAGRADLILVPSGTSALELESTRELLDFLRDEGDAMRKTRVALTRVPPVGHAGEDARESLRDEGWTVSNTLVRLYAAYQKAAEAGLLCRDIRDPRADTAWDDILSLSRELL from the coding sequence ATGCCGAAAGTCATTGCCATCACATCCGAGAAGGGAGGGGTGGGCAAAAGTACCCTGGCTGTTCACCTCGCCGGAGCATTTCACGAACGCGGCCTGAACGTCATGCTGGTCGACGAGGACGGGCGCGTGGGCAGCAGCCTGCGCTGGGCGCAGAAAGCCGGGGAGCACGGCGGGCTGGGGTATTCGGTGATCCAGCCGGACGACGTGAAACCCAGAAAACTGGTGGATCTGGACGTGCTGGTCATCGACACCGAAGGCCGCCCGAAACGCAAGGAGCTGCGGCAACTGGCCGGCCGCGCCGACCTGATCCTGGTGCCGAGTGGCACGTCCGCCCTGGAACTGGAATCCACCCGTGAACTGCTGGACTTTCTGCGCGATGAGGGCGACGCCATGCGAAAGACCCGTGTGGCCCTGACCCGTGTGCCCCCGGTCGGTCACGCCGGAGAGGACGCCCGCGAAAGCCTGCGCGACGAGGGCTGGACGGTGAGCAATACCCTGGTCAGGCTGTACGCCGCCTACCAGAAAGCCGCCGAGGCCGGCCTGCTGTGCCGCGACATCCGCGACCCCCGCGCCGACACGGCCTGGGACGACATTCTCTCGCTTTCCCGCGAACTGCTGTGA
- the fdhD gene encoding formate dehydrogenase accessory sulfurtransferase FdhD translates to MPEPPSPAPAPRDAAVTFLEARRMTPQGSQVLTDAVAVEEPLELRLQGGPEPLTLAVLMRTPGHDRELLLGWLVSEGLLPAEFDLLPDDENRNVWHLFTPEYARLAAGARLGVSSSACGVCGTGSIERLAIRAGSPVWTAETVEPELILGLPQRLLAAQAGFHATGGLHAAGLFSARGELRHAFEDVGRHNAVDKVVGHAAQHLPLTDQLLCVSSRAGFEIVQKAVMAGIALVVTVGAATSLAVETAQTFGVTLCAFTREGRFTVYSAPQRILSERP, encoded by the coding sequence TTGCCCGAGCCCCCCTCCCCTGCCCCTGCGCCGCGTGACGCCGCCGTGACCTTCCTTGAAGCGCGGCGAATGACGCCGCAGGGCAGCCAGGTGCTCACCGACGCCGTGGCGGTGGAAGAACCCCTGGAACTGCGCCTGCAAGGCGGCCCTGAACCGCTCACACTGGCGGTACTGATGCGAACACCGGGGCACGACCGGGAACTCCTGCTGGGCTGGCTGGTTTCCGAGGGCCTGCTGCCCGCCGAGTTTGACCTCCTGCCGGACGATGAAAACCGGAACGTGTGGCACCTGTTCACGCCCGAGTACGCGCGGCTGGCGGCGGGCGCCCGCCTGGGGGTGTCGTCCAGCGCCTGCGGCGTGTGCGGAACGGGCAGCATCGAACGGCTGGCGATCCGGGCCGGGTCGCCGGTCTGGACGGCTGAAACGGTCGAACCCGAACTGATCCTGGGTCTGCCGCAGCGGTTGCTGGCCGCCCAGGCGGGCTTTCACGCGACCGGGGGCCTGCACGCGGCGGGCCTGTTCTCGGCCAGGGGTGAACTGCGGCACGCTTTCGAGGACGTGGGGCGGCACAACGCGGTGGACAAGGTGGTGGGCCACGCTGCACAGCACCTGCCGCTGACCGATCAGCTGCTGTGCGTCAGCAGCCGCGCCGGGTTCGAGATCGTGCAGAAAGCCGTCATGGCGGGGATTGCGCTGGTGGTCACGGTGGGGGCGGCCACCAGCCTGGCGGTAGAGACGGCCCAGACCTTCGGCGTGACGCTGTGCGCCTTCACGCGCGAGGGACGTTTCACGGTGTACTCTGCGCCGCAGCGGATTCTTTCAGAAAGGCCCTGA
- a CDS encoding alpha/beta fold hydrolase — MRSLFPRLQARLTRFPNVRRPAQVRWRPALFVLLGLVLGWAATLAAQWVQRPPLVLGQEAVSTPASLAARVTLQQDGGHFINILPARGEAKTLFIFYPGGRVRPQAYEWLGRALAQDGVQTVIPVFPLDLAVLGVNRADHLIDRYGKRRRVFVGGHSLGGAMAAQYAARRSLRLDGLILEAAYPPRNTSLRRTNLKVLSLLAERDGVARPADVRDGLKRLPPTTTLTTLPGAVHSFFGRYGPQQGDGLPAVSRAQAEASILQAVRAFLKESAAAQSTP; from the coding sequence ATGCGTTCACTTTTTCCTCGCCTGCAGGCCCGGTTGACCCGCTTTCCGAACGTGAGGCGGCCGGCCCAGGTGCGCTGGCGCCCCGCGCTGTTCGTGCTGCTGGGCCTGGTGCTTGGGTGGGCGGCGACGCTGGCGGCCCAGTGGGTGCAGCGCCCACCGCTGGTGCTGGGCCAGGAGGCCGTGAGTACGCCAGCCAGTCTGGCGGCCCGCGTGACCCTGCAGCAGGATGGCGGACATTTCATCAACATTCTGCCCGCCAGGGGCGAGGCGAAGACGCTGTTTATCTTCTATCCGGGGGGCCGGGTGCGCCCGCAAGCCTACGAGTGGCTGGGCCGCGCCCTGGCGCAGGACGGCGTGCAGACGGTCATTCCGGTGTTTCCCCTCGACCTGGCGGTGCTGGGCGTGAACCGCGCCGATCACCTGATCGACCGCTACGGCAAACGCAGGCGCGTTTTCGTGGGCGGTCACTCGCTGGGCGGGGCGATGGCGGCCCAGTATGCCGCGCGGCGTTCGCTGCGGCTGGACGGCCTGATTCTGGAGGCGGCCTACCCGCCGCGCAACACGTCGCTGCGGCGCACGAACCTGAAGGTGCTGTCGCTGCTGGCCGAAAGAGACGGCGTGGCGCGTCCTGCCGACGTCAGGGACGGCCTGAAGCGCCTGCCGCCCACCACAACCCTGACCACGCTTCCCGGCGCGGTTCACAGCTTCTTCGGACGGTACGGCCCGCAGCAGGGAGACGGCCTTCCCGCAGTGTCCCGCGCCCAGGCGGAAGCCTCGATACTGCAGGCGGTCAGGGCCTTTCTGAAAGAATCCGCTGCGGCGCAGAGTACACCGTGA
- a CDS encoding MFS transporter, whose translation MTAPADTLLTPQQLRLRQLATIGLILGVFLNALEASVVSTAMPSVIRDLRGSALYALPFAIYMLFSTVSSPLWGRASDIVGRKRLYLTGMVLFLLGSALCGAAQGMGWLIGARALQGLGAGALLTISLTIVGELYSLQERPRVQAFISGVWGISGLLGPLLGGFLTEHLSWRWTFYVSLPFGVAAFLMVARFLRQTGVRRAAQIDWLGALLFTLGSGLVIWGLELHQWLLAGLGAAILVAAVFLEFRHPSPLLPIQALGERVTRVAFAGNFLGGAGYFGVIAYLPLYAQGVSGGGATAAGAILTPMLVGWTLASIFAAQLMKKVPLARITQAGFAVLVAMFIALTFSVHSPLWVTSVLGFFVGTGMGFSMLTLLLSAQQSAGKGELGAVTSGVLFARQMGGALGVAVMALLIGAAAISTGGVELAEGLRRAYFLALGGVALAFLLSLRLPLVNPQH comes from the coding sequence GTGACCGCGCCCGCCGACACCCTCCTGACCCCGCAGCAACTTCGTCTCAGACAACTGGCAACCATCGGCCTGATTCTGGGCGTCTTCCTGAACGCCCTGGAGGCCAGTGTAGTCTCGACGGCCATGCCCAGCGTCATCCGCGACCTGCGCGGCTCGGCGCTGTACGCGTTGCCCTTTGCGATCTACATGCTCTTCAGCACCGTCAGCAGCCCACTGTGGGGCCGCGCCTCGGACATCGTGGGACGCAAGCGGCTGTACCTGACCGGCATGGTGCTTTTTCTGCTGGGTTCGGCGCTGTGCGGCGCGGCGCAGGGCATGGGCTGGCTGATCGGGGCGCGGGCTTTGCAGGGGCTGGGAGCAGGCGCGCTGCTGACCATCAGCCTCACCATTGTCGGGGAACTGTACTCCTTGCAGGAGCGTCCCCGTGTGCAGGCGTTCATCAGCGGCGTGTGGGGCATCTCTGGGTTGCTGGGGCCACTGCTGGGCGGCTTTCTGACTGAACACCTGTCGTGGCGCTGGACGTTCTACGTCTCCCTGCCCTTCGGGGTGGCGGCCTTCCTGATGGTGGCCCGCTTTCTGCGCCAGACCGGCGTGCGCCGCGCCGCGCAGATCGACTGGCTGGGCGCCCTGCTGTTCACGCTGGGCAGCGGCCTGGTGATCTGGGGCCTGGAATTGCACCAGTGGCTCCTCGCCGGGCTGGGTGCGGCCATTCTGGTGGCGGCGGTGTTTCTGGAATTCCGCCACCCCAGTCCGCTGCTGCCCATTCAGGCGCTGGGCGAACGGGTCACGCGTGTGGCGTTCGCCGGGAATTTCCTGGGCGGCGCGGGCTACTTCGGCGTGATCGCTTACCTGCCGCTGTACGCACAGGGCGTCTCGGGCGGCGGGGCCACCGCCGCCGGCGCCATCCTGACGCCCATGCTGGTCGGCTGGACGCTCGCCAGCATTTTTGCCGCGCAACTCATGAAAAAGGTGCCGCTGGCGCGCATCACGCAGGCGGGATTTGCGGTGCTGGTCGCCATGTTCATCGCCCTGACCTTTAGCGTTCACTCGCCCCTGTGGGTGACCAGCGTGCTGGGGTTTTTCGTGGGCACTGGCATGGGCTTTTCCATGCTGACGCTGCTGCTGTCCGCGCAGCAGAGCGCTGGCAAGGGCGAACTGGGTGCGGTCACCAGCGGCGTGCTGTTCGCCCGGCAGATGGGTGGGGCGCTGGGGGTGGCGGTCATGGCCCTGCTGATCGGCGCGGCGGCCATCAGCACAGGAGGCGTGGAACTCGCAGAAGGCCTGCGCCGGGCGTACTTCCTGGCTCTGGGCGGCGTGGCGCTGGCCTTTTTGCTCAGCCTGCGCTTGCCGCTGGTGAACCCCCAACACTGA
- a CDS encoding aspartate aminotransferase family protein: MIRDSHESKLAPAHTSARRFIRADDVLSERFTPAEARRLDLKYGNEELLYGLDLLDLAGPFYRVTPWELEDERGVRRINASGYAAVPFGDMPPVITEFVQEFMEKNRAMALPQQSSSPWRAALQANLVNLLARELPSHADDQVFFCSSGTEAIEGAMKFAKAWRPRAKYFISFGSGYHGKTYGSLSLTPNPEYQDVFRPLVPGALTSPYGNLDALRTLIRRVGPDNVVAVVVEPIQGEGGVNIPPPGFLKGLGELCQRHGIVVIADEIQTGLGRTGHWFESAAQGLDPDILTLAKPLGGGMVAVGATIVRHPIYKKMLGGLSSKRHSNTFGGGALAMAVGLKSLEYLIDNDFPARSLHLGEQGLARLQALQRRFPKLFETVRGQGLLFAMQFQPMVGLPLPGLLKELVFEATAILALREIHQARVMANLSLSSKRVVRLSPALDMPQELFSEMFDRIERFAQMNSSSRHLLTNTPASMTAQLAAFAATKPKKRTPSDG; the protein is encoded by the coding sequence ATGATCCGAGACTCCCACGAGTCTAAACTCGCTCCGGCCCACACCAGTGCCCGCCGTTTCATTCGCGCCGACGACGTGCTCTCCGAACGCTTCACGCCCGCCGAGGCCCGCCGCCTCGACCTCAAGTACGGCAACGAGGAACTGCTGTACGGCCTTGACCTGCTCGACCTGGCCGGGCCGTTTTACCGCGTGACGCCCTGGGAACTGGAGGACGAGCGCGGCGTGCGGCGCATCAACGCCTCCGGGTACGCCGCCGTGCCGTTCGGGGACATGCCGCCAGTCATCACCGAGTTCGTGCAGGAGTTCATGGAAAAAAACCGGGCTATGGCGCTGCCGCAGCAGTCGAGCAGCCCCTGGCGCGCGGCCTTGCAGGCCAACCTGGTAAACCTGCTGGCCCGCGAGTTGCCCAGCCACGCGGACGATCAGGTGTTCTTCTGCTCCAGCGGCACCGAAGCCATCGAGGGAGCCATGAAGTTCGCCAAGGCGTGGCGGCCCAGGGCCAAATACTTCATCTCCTTCGGCAGCGGTTACCACGGCAAAACGTACGGCAGCCTGAGCCTGACGCCGAATCCCGAGTATCAGGACGTGTTCCGCCCGCTGGTGCCCGGCGCCCTGACCAGTCCTTACGGGAATCTGGACGCCCTGCGCACCCTGATTCGCCGCGTCGGCCCGGACAACGTCGTGGCCGTGGTGGTGGAACCTATTCAGGGCGAGGGGGGCGTCAACATTCCCCCGCCCGGCTTCCTGAAGGGCCTGGGCGAGCTGTGCCAGCGGCACGGCATCGTGGTCATTGCCGACGAAATTCAGACTGGGCTGGGCCGCACGGGGCATTGGTTCGAGAGCGCCGCGCAGGGCCTCGACCCGGACATCCTCACGCTGGCCAAGCCGCTGGGGGGCGGCATGGTAGCGGTGGGGGCCACCATCGTGCGCCACCCCATCTACAAGAAGATGCTGGGCGGTCTGAGTTCGAAGCGGCACAGCAACACCTTCGGCGGCGGCGCCCTGGCGATGGCGGTGGGCCTGAAGTCGCTGGAATACCTGATCGACAACGACTTCCCGGCCCGCAGCCTGCACCTGGGCGAGCAGGGCCTGGCGCGTCTGCAAGCCCTGCAACGCCGCTTTCCGAAACTGTTCGAGACGGTGCGCGGTCAGGGCCTGCTGTTCGCCATGCAATTTCAGCCCATGGTGGGCCTGCCGCTGCCGGGCCTGCTGAAGGAACTGGTGTTCGAGGCCACCGCCATCCTGGCCCTGCGCGAGATTCACCAGGCCCGCGTCATGGCGAACCTTAGCCTCAGCAGCAAGCGCGTGGTGCGCCTCAGCCCCGCGCTGGACATGCCACAGGAACTCTTCAGCGAGATGTTCGACCGCATCGAGCGCTTCGCACAGATGAACTCCAGCAGCCGGCACCTGCTGACCAACACGCCCGCCAGCATGACCGCGCAACTCGCCGCGTTCGCCGCCACCAAACCCAAGAAGCGTACGCCCAGCGACGGGTGA
- the argG gene encoding argininosuccinate synthase — MEKILLSLPVGEKVGIAFSGGLDTSAAIAWMKKKGAVPYAYTANLGQPDESDYEDIARRARAYGAQEARTVDCRDLLVHEGLVALMCGAFHIESGGKRYFNTTPLGRAVTGTVLVQAMQEDGVDIWGDGSTYKGNDIERFYRYGLMTNARLRIYKPWLDQTFVRELGGRKEMSEFLTENGFEYRASKEKAYSTDANIWGATHEAKDLEFLNKGMKIVEPIMGVKFWDASVDIQPEEVSVTFEEGFPVALNGKTFDNPVALVEEANTIGGRHGLGMNDQIENRIIEAKSRGIYEAPGMALLHVAYERLLAGIHNEGTLDNYRTLGRRLGRLLYEGRWFDPQSLMLRDTLQKWVGRAVTGTVTLELRRGDDYTILDTESPNLTYHPERLSMERVEDEAFSPLDRIGQLSLRNLDIEDSRTKLEVYARAGVLPGGQVKALLEGDKKE, encoded by the coding sequence GTGGAAAAGATTCTGCTGTCCCTTCCGGTTGGCGAGAAGGTTGGTATTGCGTTTTCTGGCGGCCTGGACACCTCGGCGGCCATCGCCTGGATGAAGAAGAAAGGCGCGGTGCCTTACGCGTACACCGCGAACCTGGGGCAACCCGACGAGAGCGATTACGAGGACATCGCCCGCCGCGCCCGCGCTTACGGCGCACAGGAGGCCCGCACGGTGGACTGCCGCGACCTGCTGGTACACGAGGGCCTGGTGGCCCTGATGTGCGGCGCGTTCCACATCGAATCGGGCGGCAAACGCTACTTCAACACCACTCCGCTGGGCCGCGCCGTGACCGGCACTGTGCTGGTGCAGGCCATGCAAGAAGACGGCGTGGACATCTGGGGCGACGGCTCCACCTACAAGGGCAACGACATCGAGCGCTTCTACCGCTACGGCCTGATGACGAACGCCAGGCTGCGCATCTACAAGCCCTGGCTGGACCAGACCTTCGTGCGCGAACTGGGCGGGCGCAAGGAAATGAGCGAATTCCTGACCGAGAACGGCTTCGAGTACCGCGCCAGCAAGGAAAAGGCGTACTCGACCGACGCCAACATCTGGGGCGCGACGCACGAGGCCAAAGACCTGGAATTCCTGAACAAGGGCATGAAGATCGTCGAGCCGATCATGGGCGTGAAGTTCTGGGACGCCAGCGTGGATATCCAGCCCGAGGAAGTCAGCGTGACTTTCGAGGAAGGTTTCCCGGTCGCCCTGAACGGCAAAACCTTCGACAACCCGGTGGCGCTGGTCGAAGAAGCCAACACCATTGGCGGGCGGCACGGGCTGGGCATGAACGACCAGATCGAGAACCGCATCATCGAGGCCAAGTCGCGCGGCATCTACGAGGCTCCCGGCATGGCCCTGCTGCACGTCGCCTACGAGAGGTTGCTGGCCGGTATTCACAACGAAGGCACGCTGGACAACTACCGCACGCTGGGCCGCCGTCTGGGAAGACTGCTGTACGAGGGCCGCTGGTTCGACCCGCAGAGCCTGATGCTGCGCGACACCCTGCAGAAGTGGGTGGGCCGCGCCGTGACCGGCACCGTCACGCTGGAACTGCGCCGGGGCGACGATTACACCATTCTGGACACCGAAAGCCCGAACCTCACCTACCACCCCGAACGCCTCAGCATGGAGCGTGTGGAGGACGAGGCGTTCAGCCCCCTCGACCGCATCGGGCAACTGTCGCTGCGCAACCTGGACATCGAGGATTCCCGCACCAAACTGGAGGTCTATGCCAGGGCCGGTGTGCTGCCGGGTGGACAGGTGAAAGCGCTACTGGAAGGCGATAAGAAGGAATAG
- the ppk2 gene encoding polyphosphate kinase 2 codes for MTNSRRTKRPNNVKRTAAPPADGEASETRSRNITARPVTQGDTVYGATPQDTEQRSVDARMDAKLDAKLTALSDILQAEPAVELDELASTLLGAFSPDEQKALNRALKRQRLSVRDRTPSANLDRVLNTDGGNGLYPYKYLMSRETYEHEKYRLQVELLKLQAWVKDTGARVVILFEGRDAAGKGGTIKRFMEHLNPRGARTVALQKPTAEEAGQWYFQRYVQHLPTRGEIVLFDRSWYNRAGVEHVMGFCTGDEYVEFMRQAPEFERNLVRSGIYVIKFWFSVSREEQRRRFRERRVHPLKQWKLSPMDLASLDLWDEYTAAKEAMFFHTDTADAPWTVVKSDCKKRARLNAIRYVLQRIPYANKDERNIGRLDPLIVGRANVVYERGERPRSLQPKMKG; via the coding sequence ATGACGAATTCCCGCCGCACCAAGCGCCCCAATAACGTGAAACGCACCGCCGCCCCTCCTGCCGACGGCGAAGCGAGCGAGACACGTTCCCGGAACATCACGGCCCGGCCTGTCACGCAGGGAGACACGGTGTACGGTGCCACGCCGCAGGACACCGAGCAGCGCAGCGTGGACGCCCGCATGGACGCCAAGCTGGACGCGAAACTCACGGCCCTGTCGGACATCCTTCAGGCCGAACCCGCCGTGGAACTCGACGAACTCGCCAGCACCCTGCTGGGGGCCTTCAGCCCCGACGAGCAAAAAGCCCTGAACCGCGCCCTGAAGCGCCAGCGCCTCAGCGTCCGCGACCGCACGCCCAGCGCGAACCTGGATCGGGTGCTGAACACCGACGGCGGCAACGGCCTCTACCCGTACAAGTACCTGATGTCCCGCGAGACCTACGAGCACGAGAAATACCGCCTTCAGGTGGAACTCCTGAAACTCCAGGCCTGGGTCAAGGACACCGGGGCCAGGGTGGTCATCCTGTTCGAGGGCCGCGACGCCGCCGGCAAGGGCGGCACCATCAAACGCTTCATGGAGCACCTCAACCCACGCGGGGCCCGCACCGTCGCCCTCCAGAAACCCACCGCCGAGGAAGCCGGGCAGTGGTACTTCCAGCGTTACGTGCAGCACCTCCCCACCAGGGGCGAAATCGTGCTGTTCGACCGGAGCTGGTACAACCGCGCCGGGGTCGAGCACGTCATGGGCTTCTGCACCGGGGACGAGTACGTGGAATTCATGCGCCAGGCCCCGGAATTCGAGCGGAACCTGGTGCGCAGCGGCATCTACGTCATCAAGTTCTGGTTCAGTGTCAGCCGCGAGGAACAGCGCCGCCGCTTCAGGGAACGCCGCGTCCACCCCCTCAAGCAGTGGAAACTCTCGCCGATGGACCTGGCCTCCCTTGACCTGTGGGACGAGTACACCGCCGCCAAGGAAGCCATGTTCTTCCACACCGACACCGCCGACGCCCCCTGGACGGTGGTCAAGAGCGACTGCAAGAAACGCGCCCGCCTGAACGCCATAAGGTACGTGCTGCAACGCATCCCCTACGCCAACAAGGACGAGCGCAACATAGGCCGCCTTGACCCCCTGATCGTGGGCCGCGCCAACGTCGTGTACGAACGCGGCGAACGCCCCCGCAGCCTGCAACCCAAAATGAAAGGCTGA